One Alphaproteobacteria bacterium LSUCC0396 genomic region harbors:
- the gyrA gene encoding DNA gyrase subunit A, which translates to MTDITDSTNPTISISDEMRKSYLDYAMSVIVSRALPDVRDGLKPVHRRILYAMMEGNYDWSKPPRKSARIVGDVMGNYHPHGDSSIYEAMVRMAQDFSMRLPLVDGQGNFGSVDGDPAAAMRYTESRLARAAESLLRDIDKNTVEFTANYDETQLEPTVLPAEYPNLLVNGANGIAVGMATNIPPHNPAEVIAACEAYIANPDITTEALTEIVPGPDFPTGGLIMGRHGIREAYATGRGSIIMRAKAEVQTNAKDREAIIIHEIPYQVNKAQLLERIGEMVREKTLEGISDIRDESDRNGMRVVIEIKRDASGDVVLNQLYRHTRLQTSFPVNLLAMNGGRPQQMGLKDVIVAFCAFRKEVVVRRTTFLLAKARDRAHILAGLMVALASIDTIIELIKKAPDTETARNALCETNWPAAEVADFISLIDDPGHEVVDGHYRLSETQARAILELRLQRLTGMEREKLSDETRELADKIADYLDILGSDTRVSRVVLDELAATRERLANPRRTEITDQLGDQDDEDLIQQEDMVVTVSHRGYIKRVPLSVYRAQRRGGKGRAGMKTRDADFVTRLFVTNTHTPILFFTSRGMVYQLKCYKLPEAAPQSLGKAMVNILPIEPEETINTVMPMPEDETSWADLNVMFATASGNVRRNNLSDFTNIKRNGKIAMKLQDGDDLVGVLPCSDDDDVLMATRNGKAIRFAANAVRVFRGRDSTGVRGIRLLGDDRVVSMSIIADEEKEFILSVTENGYGKRTPVNDYRQSGRGGQGVANIETSKRNGKVMASFAVVEEDQLMLVTNKGQIIRIRVHGGEGDSIRIASRKTQGVRLFDVADDDSEKVVSAGLIRETESDDDDLDEGNLDNESGAESQAGSVDSDPAAQPTTAEIEDTADDTAMAEDKDN; encoded by the coding sequence GTGACCGACATTACCGATTCGACCAATCCAACAATTTCGATTTCGGATGAAATGCGCAAATCCTATCTGGATTATGCGATGAGCGTGATTGTGTCGCGGGCGTTGCCAGATGTTCGTGACGGGCTAAAGCCAGTTCATCGCCGCATTCTCTATGCGATGATGGAAGGCAATTACGATTGGTCGAAACCGCCGCGTAAATCGGCGCGTATCGTTGGTGACGTGATGGGTAACTATCACCCGCATGGCGACTCGTCGATCTATGAGGCCATGGTGCGCATGGCGCAAGATTTCTCGATGCGCCTGCCGCTGGTTGACGGGCAGGGCAATTTTGGCTCGGTCGATGGCGATCCGGCAGCGGCGATGCGCTATACGGAGTCACGGCTGGCGCGCGCGGCCGAAAGTCTGCTTCGTGATATCGACAAAAACACCGTTGAATTCACCGCCAATTATGATGAAACCCAACTAGAACCAACTGTTTTGCCGGCAGAATATCCAAATTTATTGGTGAACGGCGCGAATGGTATTGCGGTTGGGATGGCAACCAATATCCCGCCGCACAATCCTGCCGAGGTGATTGCCGCCTGTGAGGCCTATATTGCCAATCCTGACATCACCACCGAAGCCTTGACCGAGATTGTGCCCGGCCCAGATTTTCCGACAGGCGGTCTAATTATGGGGCGTCACGGTATCCGCGAGGCCTATGCCACTGGCCGTGGATCAATCATCATGCGCGCCAAGGCCGAAGTGCAAACAAACGCCAAGGATCGTGAGGCCATCATCATTCACGAAATCCCTTATCAGGTTAATAAGGCGCAATTGCTAGAGCGCATTGGTGAAATGGTGCGTGAAAAGACGCTTGAGGGGATCTCAGACATCCGCGACGAGTCTGACCGTAATGGTATGCGCGTTGTCATCGAAATAAAGCGCGATGCGTCGGGCGATGTGGTGTTGAACCAGCTTTATCGCCATACCCGGCTGCAAACCAGTTTTCCGGTGAATCTGCTGGCGATGAATGGTGGCCGCCCGCAACAAATGGGCCTGAAAGATGTTATTGTTGCCTTTTGCGCGTTCCGCAAGGAAGTGGTGGTAAGGCGGACAACTTTCCTGCTGGCAAAGGCGCGCGACCGCGCCCACATTCTGGCAGGTTTGATGGTTGCGCTGGCCTCGATCGACACCATTATTGAATTGATCAAAAAGGCGCCTGATACCGAAACAGCGCGTAATGCCCTTTGCGAGACCAACTGGCCAGCGGCCGAAGTGGCCGATTTTATCTCGCTGATTGATGATCCCGGGCATGAGGTTGTTGATGGTCACTATCGTTTGTCTGAAACACAAGCACGGGCCATTCTGGAATTGCGGCTGCAACGCCTGACCGGCATGGAACGCGAAAAACTAAGTGATGAAACGCGTGAGCTTGCCGATAAGATCGCCGATTATCTCGATATCCTCGGATCCGATACAAGAGTTAGCCGTGTCGTTCTCGATGAATTGGCTGCAACCCGTGAACGTCTGGCTAATCCGCGGCGCACCGAGATCACCGACCAGCTTGGCGATCAGGATGATGAAGATCTGATCCAACAAGAAGACATGGTGGTGACGGTTAGCCATCGCGGCTATATCAAGCGGGTGCCATTATCGGTTTATCGTGCCCAGCGGCGCGGCGGCAAAGGCCGGGCAGGCATGAAAACGCGTGATGCAGATTTCGTTACAAGGCTGTTTGTAACCAATACACATACGCCGATATTGTTCTTTACGTCGCGGGGCATGGTCTATCAGCTGAAATGCTATAAATTACCTGAGGCGGCACCGCAATCACTTGGCAAGGCGATGGTAAATATTTTACCGATTGAGCCGGAAGAGACCATTAATACGGTCATGCCAATGCCAGAAGATGAAACTAGTTGGGCCGATTTGAACGTGATGTTTGCCACTGCATCGGGCAATGTACGGCGCAATAACCTCAGCGATTTCACCAATATCAAGCGTAATGGCAAGATCGCCATGAAGCTGCAGGACGGTGACGATCTGGTTGGTGTGCTGCCATGTAGTGATGATGATGATGTTTTGATGGCTACCCGTAATGGCAAGGCGATCCGCTTTGCGGCCAATGCGGTGCGGGTGTTCCGCGGACGCGACAGTACCGGTGTTCGCGGCATCCGTCTGCTTGGTGATGACCGTGTGGTTTCAATGTCCATCATTGCTGATGAGGAAAAGGAATTTATCCTGTCAGTTACCGAAAATGGATATGGCAAACGCACGCCGGTAAATGACTATCGCCAATCTGGCCGGGGCGGGCAGGGCGTCGCCAATATCGAGACCAGCAAACGCAATGGCAAGGTTATGGCATCATTCGCGGTTGTTGAAGAAGACCAGCTGATGCTGGTCACTAACAAGGGGCAAATCATTCGCATCAGGGTGCATGGCGGCGAGGGGGATTCTATCCGTATCGCCAGCCGCAAAACACAAGGCGTCAGACTGTTTGACGTTGCCGATGATGATAGTGAAAAGGTTGTATCAGCAGGCCTGATCCGAGAGACCGAAAGTGACGATGATGATCTGGATGAGGGTAATCTCGATAATGAAAGTGGCGCTGAATCACAGGCAGGAAGCGTAGACAGTGATCCCGCTGCACAGCCAACCACAGCAGAGATAGAAGACACGGCGGACGACACGGCAATGGCCGAAGATAAGGATAATTGA
- the coaD gene encoding pantetheine-phosphate adenylyltransferase: MSQKVIVYPGTFDPLTYGHIDIIERGAQLGDQLIVAVSLNLGKQPLFSIEERTALVKAEVDRINAETNSGLPVLVKSFSGLLTDFASEQGATSILRGLRAVADFEYEFQMASINKRLHGELETMFLMAAEQQHFVASRFVKEIALFGGNISSFVPENVAKALNQKINKN; the protein is encoded by the coding sequence ATGAGCCAGAAGGTTATTGTGTATCCGGGCACCTTTGACCCGCTTACATACGGTCATATCGACATTATTGAACGCGGCGCACAGCTTGGCGATCAATTGATTGTTGCCGTATCGCTTAATTTGGGTAAACAGCCACTTTTTTCGATTGAAGAGAGAACAGCGCTGGTTAAGGCCGAGGTTGATAGGATCAATGCCGAAACAAATTCAGGCCTGCCGGTTCTGGTCAAAAGCTTTTCCGGTTTGCTGACAGATTTTGCCAGCGAGCAAGGCGCAACCTCGATTTTGCGAGGGCTACGGGCGGTTGCCGACTTCGAATATGAATTTCAGATGGCCAGTATCAACAAACGATTGCATGGCGAATTGGAAACAATGTTTTTGATGGCTGCCGAACAGCAGCATTTTGTGGCATCACGATTTGTCAAAGAAATCGCACTTTTTGGCGGCAATATATCCAGCTTTGTGCCAGAAAATGTGGCCAAGGCGTTAAACCAAAAAATCAATAAAAACTAG
- a CDS encoding YjgN family protein — MNEPSNTPSTDVKNPFLHDATAPQYDDGGYHFQRFERLIFTGTAAAYFKIYFVNILLILVTLGIWVPWARVRQRRYFYSNTRILGDGLDYLATGFDLLKGWLLALAVIVTFYVIPFFPIEILFFQEALSFGLVLAYPWALNKSLQFNARNLVWRDVRFTWHGTYWGVFWSMFAAPLLGLLSLGIFMPMASRIMRHYIAEHYSFGSKQFEISSSIAEFYRVGGQTFLLLMAGGLLTLGPVFLVSFGALDFISRATGSIEIHKNPQVISMVSGIFLSLITVIVLFVVVTTYYRAGTRNLMINGLRLDKIILFRSEISGYKLALIVLQNMFVSVASLTLLLPWARVRYYRYLTENTFIRPNSDMAQFIDDERDAGHSVGDAISETAGLEISL, encoded by the coding sequence ATGAACGAACCTTCAAACACACCGTCAACAGACGTGAAAAACCCCTTTTTACATGATGCAACAGCGCCACAATATGATGATGGCGGCTATCATTTTCAGCGGTTTGAGAGATTAATATTCACCGGTACAGCGGCGGCCTATTTTAAAATCTATTTCGTCAATATCCTTTTGATTCTTGTGACATTGGGGATTTGGGTGCCGTGGGCACGGGTGCGCCAGCGACGCTATTTTTACAGCAACACGCGTATTCTAGGTGATGGTCTGGATTATCTTGCGACTGGTTTTGATTTGTTAAAAGGCTGGCTTTTAGCGCTGGCTGTTATCGTTACTTTCTATGTGATACCGTTTTTTCCGATCGAGATTCTCTTTTTTCAAGAGGCTTTGTCATTTGGTTTGGTGCTGGCCTATCCATGGGCGTTGAACAAATCATTACAGTTCAACGCGCGCAATCTGGTATGGCGCGACGTACGCTTTACCTGGCATGGCACCTATTGGGGCGTGTTCTGGTCAATGTTTGCGGCGCCATTGCTGGGCCTGTTGTCTTTGGGGATATTTATGCCGATGGCGTCGCGTATCATGCGACATTATATTGCTGAACATTACAGTTTTGGCTCAAAGCAATTTGAAATTTCCAGCAGCATTGCCGAGTTTTACAGGGTAGGGGGGCAAACATTCCTGCTGCTGATGGCTGGCGGTTTACTGACGCTGGGCCCAGTTTTTTTGGTCAGTTTCGGGGCACTTGATTTCATATCACGGGCAACAGGTTCGATCGAGATCCACAAAAACCCTCAGGTTATTTCCATGGTTTCCGGGATATTTTTGTCCCTGATTACTGTCATTGTTCTGTTTGTAGTGGTAACGACTTATTACCGTGCGGGCACACGAAATCTGATGATTAATGGGCTGCGACTGGATAAAATTATCCTGTTTCGTTCAGAGATATCGGGGTATAAGCTTGCGCTGATTGTTTTGCAAAATATGTTTGTAAGCGTAGCCAGCCTAACATTACTGTTGCCATGGGCGCGGGTACGCTATTATCGCTATCTAACGGAAAACACATTTATCCGGCCAAATAGTGATATGGCTCAATTTATTGATGATGAGCGCGATGCGGGCCATTCTGTCGGCGATGCCATCAGTGAGACTGCTGGTCTGGAAATTTCGCTTTAA
- a CDS encoding M48 family metallopeptidase, producing the protein MQINGTFTAKATSQRSRAALLIGEPGQSSDQLLLAIEGQDQVEPVSISKVSAMMAGADWRITLTGRGVFTLSAALLPDDLTPFLPTPEKTSRFIGLAERLGWRGMTVILSLIIMSLVGARLALPYAADHVSRYVPQSWGKNIGNSTLNQLDSLLLEPSQLSTSERRRIDRLFSEIISKLPPNAPHIELLYRRSPTIGPNALALAGNHIILLDEMVDFAGNEDVLVGILAHEVGHITNRHAMRMITRSAILAVGLGLVFGIEDSFVEEIGTLGSSLILASYTRAFELEADQVSTQLMQQLGRDPASLISLFNKLASDCAPHCDKGGFFASHPSFRERRNQINAAAKE; encoded by the coding sequence ATGCAAATTAACGGCACATTTACGGCGAAAGCCACGTCGCAGCGATCTCGCGCTGCCTTGCTGATTGGTGAGCCCGGACAATCATCAGATCAATTACTGCTGGCAATTGAGGGGCAGGATCAGGTTGAACCTGTTAGTATTTCCAAGGTCAGCGCGATGATGGCCGGTGCGGACTGGCGGATCACATTGACGGGTAGGGGCGTTTTTACCTTATCGGCGGCACTCTTACCCGACGACTTGACCCCTTTCTTGCCGACCCCCGAAAAAACATCACGCTTCATTGGCCTTGCCGAGCGCCTTGGCTGGCGCGGAATGACGGTAATTCTGTCGCTTATTATCATGTCTCTGGTGGGTGCCCGATTGGCCTTGCCCTACGCTGCTGATCACGTATCACGCTATGTTCCACAAAGCTGGGGCAAAAATATCGGCAATTCCACCCTTAATCAGCTCGACAGCCTGTTACTTGAGCCGAGCCAGCTTTCCACAAGCGAACGCCGCCGTATTGACAGGCTATTTTCCGAGATCATAAGCAAACTACCGCCCAATGCGCCGCACATTGAGTTGTTGTATCGCCGCAGCCCGACAATCGGCCCCAACGCCCTTGCGCTTGCCGGCAATCATATCATTTTGCTTGATGAAATGGTTGATTTTGCGGGCAATGAGGATGTTCTGGTGGGGATTTTAGCGCATGAGGTTGGTCATATCACCAATCGACACGCGATGCGAATGATAACCCGAAGCGCGATCCTTGCAGTTGGGCTTGGGCTTGTTTTCGGGATTGAAGATAGTTTTGTTGAGGAAATTGGTACGCTTGGTTCTAGTTTGATCCTCGCCAGCTATACACGCGCGTTTGAACTTGAGGCCGATCAGGTCTCAACCCAATTGATGCAACAGCTTGGACGCGATCCTGCAAGCCTGATCAGCCTCTTTAATAAGCTGGCGAGTGACTGCGCGCCACATTGCGACAAGGGCGGCTTTTTTGCCAGTCATCCAAGCTTTCGTGAACGCCGCAACCAGATCAATGCTGCCGCAAAAGAGTGA
- a CDS encoding MBL fold metallo-hydrolase has protein sequence MRVTMLGCGTSVGVPALGHAGWGDCDPNDPRNRRQRCAVLIEVNNKVILVDAGPDIRNQLLPLGLKRIDALLITHTHSDHVAGLDDLRAFYWPDRVDIPVYASKQNGAEIITRFPYLFSKHADSPSYFVPPMKLHQIAADDVLDICGCRIDVLYQDHGNTSSLGFLFDGKFGYSTDVVGMSDEVFDKLGGVDLWIVEALRATPHQSHSHYEQTFAWIDRVKPKEAVLTHLGLEADYERLSAICPANTRPGIDGLVWEL, from the coding sequence ATGAGAGTAACGATGCTGGGATGCGGCACGTCGGTTGGGGTTCCGGCGCTGGGCCATGCAGGATGGGGTGATTGCGATCCAAATGACCCGCGAAACCGGCGGCAAAGATGTGCGGTGCTGATCGAGGTTAATAACAAGGTCATTCTGGTAGATGCTGGGCCAGATATTCGAAACCAGCTATTGCCATTGGGGCTAAAGCGAATCGATGCGCTGTTAATAACTCATACCCATTCTGACCATGTTGCTGGCCTTGATGATTTGCGCGCCTTTTATTGGCCTGACCGGGTTGATATTCCGGTTTACGCATCAAAACAGAATGGTGCTGAGATTATAACGCGGTTTCCGTATCTATTTTCAAAACACGCAGACTCGCCAAGCTATTTTGTGCCGCCCATGAAATTGCATCAGATTGCCGCTGATGATGTTTTGGATATTTGCGGCTGCCGAATTGACGTTTTGTACCAAGATCACGGTAATACGAGTTCACTCGGCTTTCTGTTTGACGGCAAGTTTGGCTATTCCACCGATGTCGTTGGGATGAGTGATGAAGTGTTCGATAAACTTGGTGGTGTTGACCTGTGGATCGTCGAGGCGTTGCGGGCTACACCGCATCAGTCACATAGCCATTATGAACAGACTTTTGCATGGATTGACCGGGTGAAGCCGAAAGAGGCCGTGCTGACACATCTCGGGCTTGAGGCAGATTACGAGCGGTTATCAGCAATCTGTCCGGCAAATACCAGGCCGGGTATTGATGGGCTTGTTTGGGAATTATAG
- a CDS encoding TatD family hydrolase translates to MPDDSKPLMIDSHAHLDYAQLADDLDGVLARAHDAGVTHIITIGVKLTTADAPKAIAAANPNIWCSVGIHPHEAGSEPDAANIDAIRAAADHPKCVAIGEAGLDYFYDYATPQQQADSFRAQIAVARELDLPIIVHARDADEDMAAILEDEMEKGAFRGVLHCFSSGADLARRAITIGFYISFSGILTFNKADELREIAAEIPEDRILVETDSPYLAPVPHRGRPNEPAYTAHTLAKLAAVRGKQPADMAAITRANTVRLFNRMVLS, encoded by the coding sequence ATGCCTGACGATAGCAAACCATTGATGATTGATAGCCACGCTCATCTTGATTATGCCCAGCTGGCCGATGATCTGGACGGGGTGCTGGCGCGTGCGCATGATGCGGGGGTTACACATATCATCACAATTGGCGTCAAGCTGACCACTGCAGATGCGCCAAAGGCAATCGCGGCGGCGAATCCGAATATCTGGTGCTCGGTTGGTATTCACCCGCATGAAGCTGGCAGCGAGCCAGATGCGGCGAATATTGACGCAATCCGTGCGGCGGCTGATCACCCCAAATGCGTTGCAATTGGTGAGGCCGGGCTTGATTATTTCTATGATTATGCCACCCCGCAGCAGCAGGCCGATAGTTTTCGGGCGCAAATTGCGGTTGCCCGCGAACTGGATTTGCCGATCATCGTTCATGCGCGTGATGCGGATGAGGATATGGCGGCAATCCTTGAAGATGAAATGGAGAAGGGGGCGTTTCGCGGGGTTCTGCATTGCTTTAGTTCCGGCGCTGACCTAGCGCGTCGCGCAATTACTATCGGTTTTTACATCAGCTTTTCCGGCATTCTGACCTTTAACAAGGCTGACGAATTGCGTGAGATTGCCGCAGAAATTCCAGAAGATCGGATTTTGGTTGAAACGGACTCGCCTTATCTGGCGCCAGTACCGCATCGTGGTCGGCCAAATGAGCCGGCCTATACCGCGCATACATTGGCAAAACTGGCCGCAGTTCGCGGGAAACAGCCTGCCGATATGGCAGCAATCACCCGCGCCAACACCGTGCGGTTGTTTAACCGGATGGTCTTGTCATGA
- the metG gene encoding methionine--tRNA ligase: protein MSKTYYITTPIYYVNDKPHIGHAYTTLACDVLARFKRLDGYDVTFLTGTDEHGQKVEKAAEIAGLSPQAFTDQVSQNFRDLTAKLNFSNDDFIRTTEDRHKAACQKIWSILRENGHITLGKYEGWYSVRDEAFYTETELVDGKAPTGAPVEWVEEPSYFFNLSAWQDKLLDFYRENPDFVGPESRFNEVKSFVKGGLRDLSVSRASFKWGVPVPGDDAHVMYVWLDALTNYVTATGWPVDAAGGDAEKHARLWPADLHVVGKDILRFHAVYWPAFLMAAGLPLPKRVFAHGWWTNEGQKISKSLGNVIDPNHLADTYGLDQTRYFLMREVPFGNDGIFSVPALTQRINGDLANDLGNLSQRVLSMIFKNCDGVMPALPTSPSDDDAALLASADELLAPVRQHIDQQAFHEALRVIWQVISKANRYVDTVAPWALKKTDPVRMGEVLAVLAETIRQVAILVQPVMPDAAAKILDQLGVAGDQRGFGVLDGKARLASGQVIAKPEPVFPRFVDEGEGNA, encoded by the coding sequence ATGAGCAAGACTTATTACATCACCACGCCTATCTATTACGTAAATGACAAGCCGCATATTGGGCACGCATACACCACGCTAGCGTGCGATGTCTTGGCACGTTTTAAGCGTCTTGATGGCTATGATGTGACCTTTTTGACCGGTACTGATGAACATGGGCAAAAAGTCGAAAAAGCGGCCGAAATTGCCGGGTTAAGCCCGCAGGCATTTACCGATCAGGTGAGCCAGAATTTCCGTGACCTGACGGCCAAGCTGAATTTCTCAAACGATGATTTTATTCGTACAACCGAAGACAGACATAAAGCGGCTTGCCAGAAAATCTGGTCGATCCTTCGCGAAAATGGGCATATTACCCTTGGCAAATATGAGGGCTGGTACTCGGTTCGCGATGAGGCCTTTTATACCGAAACCGAACTGGTAGATGGCAAGGCGCCAACTGGGGCGCCGGTCGAATGGGTCGAAGAGCCGTCCTATTTCTTCAATCTTTCAGCATGGCAGGACAAGCTGTTAGATTTTTATCGGGAAAATCCTGATTTTGTGGGGCCAGAGAGCCGCTTTAACGAGGTTAAAAGCTTTGTTAAGGGCGGTCTTCGTGACCTATCGGTAAGCCGCGCTAGCTTTAAATGGGGCGTCCCCGTTCCCGGCGATGATGCGCATGTGATGTATGTCTGGCTTGACGCATTGACCAATTATGTGACGGCAACAGGCTGGCCGGTTGATGCGGCTGGCGGCGATGCGGAAAAACACGCGCGGCTATGGCCGGCTGATTTGCATGTGGTCGGAAAAGATATTTTGCGCTTTCACGCGGTTTATTGGCCGGCATTTTTGATGGCCGCTGGCCTGCCGTTGCCGAAACGCGTTTTTGCCCATGGCTGGTGGACAAACGAAGGTCAGAAAATATCAAAATCACTGGGCAATGTGATTGACCCTAATCATTTGGCCGATACTTATGGGTTGGATCAAACCCGTTATTTCTTGATGCGTGAAGTGCCGTTTGGCAATGACGGCATTTTTTCAGTTCCGGCGCTGACCCAGCGGATAAATGGCGATCTTGCGAATGATCTTGGCAATCTGTCGCAGCGCGTTCTATCGATGATTTTCAAGAATTGTGACGGGGTAATGCCGGCCTTGCCAACAAGCCCAAGCGATGATGATGCGGCGTTGCTTGCCAGTGCGGATGAATTATTGGCGCCTGTGCGGCAGCATATTGATCAGCAGGCATTTCACGAGGCGCTGCGGGTGATTTGGCAGGTGATTTCCAAGGCAAATCGCTATGTTGATACGGTCGCACCATGGGCGCTGAAGAAAACTGACCCGGTGCGTATGGGCGAAGTGCTAGCCGTCCTTGCTGAAACCATTCGCCAAGTGGCGATCCTTGTTCAGCCGGTAATGCCGGACGCAGCCGCAAAGATTCTCGACCAGCTTGGGGTGGCTGGTGATCAGCGGGGCTTTGGCGTTCTTGACGGTAAGGCGCGGCTTGCCAGCGGGCAGGTGATTGCCAAGCCAGAACCGGTCTTTCCCCGTTTTGTTGACGAGGGCGAAGGCAATGCCTGA
- a CDS encoding DNA polymerase III subunit delta' gives MNDADDNFAYTVNPTAIIGHSGFTNALSESMASGRMHHAWLLTGPRGIGKASMARMAAAWLLSEAPAPAGLFGDDMPVFSVSSDNPGSKLVFRGAHPDYLSITPAVDDNKSGQIKIDQIREMVPFMAHKPAKGGWRVAVIDSMDEINRNGANAMLKLLEEPPEKAVIFLISSRPGQLPPTIRSRCRVVRFSALNSGMSREVLAKIWPDADAAHIEILAQLCGGAPGRAISLAESGAADCYQVACSLLAASSLDVGAMAALTAKWGKGAAAGRATREGAVFCLDRLLRLAALTASGGKNLMPCDFESRAIDALCERHSAASLAAFHDDFLKDSARAEGLYLDFSQFLLRLMTKLYEKTLP, from the coding sequence ATGAATGACGCAGATGATAATTTTGCCTATACGGTCAATCCAACTGCGATTATTGGTCATAGCGGTTTTACCAATGCCCTTAGCGAGTCTATGGCCAGCGGGCGTATGCATCATGCATGGCTTTTGACTGGGCCGCGCGGGATTGGCAAAGCCAGCATGGCGCGCATGGCGGCTGCGTGGCTGTTGTCTGAGGCGCCTGCACCCGCGGGCTTGTTTGGCGATGATATGCCGGTTTTTTCGGTTTCGTCAGATAATCCCGGAAGTAAGCTTGTGTTCCGCGGCGCGCACCCAGATTATTTGTCGATCACGCCGGCAGTTGACGATAATAAATCCGGTCAGATTAAAATTGACCAAATACGGGAAATGGTACCCTTCATGGCGCATAAACCGGCCAAAGGAGGATGGCGCGTCGCGGTGATTGACTCGATGGATGAAATCAATCGAAACGGTGCGAATGCGATGCTAAAGCTTTTAGAGGAACCTCCTGAAAAAGCGGTGATTTTTCTAATTTCTTCACGCCCGGGACAATTGCCGCCAACGATCAGGTCACGCTGCCGTGTGGTGCGGTTCTCGGCGCTGAATTCCGGCATGAGCCGGGAGGTTCTGGCGAAAATCTGGCCTGATGCGGATGCTGCTCATATCGAGATTCTGGCGCAGTTATGTGGCGGCGCGCCCGGGCGGGCGATTTCATTGGCGGAAAGCGGCGCCGCTGATTGTTATCAGGTTGCCTGCTCGCTTTTGGCTGCTTCCAGTCTTGATGTCGGGGCGATGGCTGCATTGACCGCAAAATGGGGCAAGGGGGCTGCGGCAGGAAGGGCCACGCGCGAAGGTGCAGTTTTCTGTTTGGACCGGTTATTACGCCTCGCGGCTTTGACTGCAAGTGGCGGCAAAAACCTGATGCCTTGTGATTTTGAGTCACGGGCAATTGACGCATTATGTGAACGCCATTCAGCGGCTAGTTTGGCCGCATTTCACGATGATTTCTTAAAGGATTCGGCGCGTGCCGAAGGTCTATACCTCGACTTTTCTCAGTTTTTACTGCGGTTAATGACCAAATTATATGAGAAAACCTTGCCCTAA
- the tmk gene encoding dTMP kinase: MRGLFITFEGGEGSGKTTQIKSLSDWVADQVPDVSLCLTREPGGTEEAESIRALLLNGAASKWQPATEAMMMSASRHEHVVHIIQPALERGDIVICDRFTDSTHVYQGYVGGVDQALLDGLDQLSCQGLAPDLTLLLDMDSSAGLARTIQRGSAESRFEAKGAAFHKQVRQGFLERAERYPDRIIRIDAARPAADVTDDVIATVRQLFAVNGYKVTD, translated from the coding sequence ATGCGCGGCCTATTTATCACATTTGAAGGCGGTGAGGGCAGCGGTAAAACAACGCAAATAAAGAGCCTTAGCGACTGGGTTGCGGATCAGGTTCCAGACGTCTCTTTATGCCTGACGCGAGAGCCTGGTGGAACCGAAGAGGCTGAGTCTATCCGTGCTTTGCTTTTGAACGGTGCGGCGAGTAAATGGCAGCCTGCAACCGAGGCGATGATGATGTCGGCGTCGCGCCATGAACATGTTGTTCATATAATCCAGCCTGCGCTTGAACGCGGCGATATTGTGATTTGTGACCGGTTCACCGACTCAACGCATGTTTATCAGGGGTATGTCGGGGGCGTTGATCAGGCATTGCTTGATGGGCTTGATCAATTGTCATGTCAGGGGCTTGCGCCTGACTTGACCTTGCTGCTTGATATGGATAGCAGCGCGGGATTGGCGCGCACTATTCAACGCGGTAGCGCCGAAAGCCGGTTCGAGGCAAAGGGTGCCGCGTTTCATAAACAGGTTAGGCAGGGCTTTCTTGAACGCGCCGAACGATATCCAGATCGTATCATTCGGATTGATGCGGCGCGGCCTGCCGCTGACGTTACGGATGATGTGATTGCAACAGTTCGCCAATTGTTTGCGGTAAATGGCTATAAGGTCACAGATTAG